The Bacillus sp. Y1 genome includes the window TAAAATTCTGAAAAGTAGGTTGATCTTTTATTACCATATCTTTTAAAGTTTTGCAAAAGTACTCTTCGAATTAATCTCCTCGACTTCACCGCACCCTCGCACCACTCATAAATAGCATTCGTTGTTACTAACCGATCCGGAAACAGCAGCACAAACTCACGGACGCTTCTAATGATTGCATCGTCAATACTTTCAATTGTGCCGCATGTACAGACCAATCTCGTTTCTGTAGCTTCTTTGAAAAATGTATAGCAATGGGAACAATAAATTCCCTTCTGCAGCATCTCATAAGAATAATCAGGTTTCCTTTTTATAGGAGATGTCGTCAAATGATGAGTGAGAAGTTTATTTGCAATTTTCTCATGTAGGTGAGTGGTTTTGGTTGGTTTAATGGCAAGTGTTCTTAGTAAACGGTGGATTTGAGTAGGGTGGATAATGGGTGTTTTTATTGGGGCTTGATAGAGGGTGAACTCAGGATTAACAAACACTAAAAGCGGTTCGATAGGAAGCGTACAACCGTGTTCCTGCAAAAAGCGGCGCAGCAATGCTTCGCTTCTCTGCAACTGTTCTAGGGGATTTTTAATTTCCTTATCTGATGAAGCATACCAACGGTCTCCTCTAACAAAAAAATCCCCTTCAAAATTTTTCACTTCAAACAACAAAATGGATTCTTGAAAAATTGCTAGGGAATCCATTTGAAAAAGATTATTTCCGAACTCAAGCAGAACGTCATTTAACAGCAGAAACTCATTTGTCAATGTACTGACATATTCGTCAAACAACAATTCGCCAGCGTAGCCCTTTTCAAGATGTTGGTAATGAGAAACATCCTTTTCACACAAGCTCATTCGTAAAAATAAACTGCGATATAACAATAGGTTTTCTGATTCTTTTCTAGATTTAAGTAACATCTTTCACATCCTTTCCTTTTCAGTGTATATCTTCTTGAATGATTTGTCTAAAAATTCATAAATGTATGCGTTTACACTTGTAAGCCTAATTGCCAACCAATATAATGGAAGTAGGGGTTTATTTTCATTTATGAATGAATAATCATTCATAACAAGTGCTTGAACAAATATACGAACAAATCACACAACAACACAACAACACAACAACAATCACACACCTCAGACCACCATACGAACAAACCAAAACAACCAAATAAAGGGGATGGAGCGATGAATTTATCTGCTCAGTTACACGAGACGGCAAAAGCATTGCCTCAAAAAACAGCGTATTATTTTAATGATGAGGCTAGCACGTATGCTGAATTGGATGGGGCAATTACGAAGTTTGCGTCAGGGCTAGAGTCACTTGGGGTCAAAAAAGGGGATCATATTGCGTTACTTTTGGGGAATTCACCATATTTTGTTGTTAGTTTGTACGGAGCACTGCGATTAGGGGCAACAGTGATTCCGGTCAATCCGATTTATACTCCGGATGAAATTGGCTATATTATTAAAAACGGGGATGTAAAAACAGTTGTTGCACTGGATCTTTTACTTCCACTTGCAGAAAAAATGCATCATTTACTGCCTGAGGTTGAAAATTATATCATTTGTGAAACACCTCAAGGTAAGGAACGGGGACTTAATAATAGCAACTTAACGGTTGGAGATAAGCTACATACATTTACAAGCATACTCGCATCCGGTGACTTAAGCTATCAGGGGCCAGAGCTTAATGAAGATGATGTGGCAGTGATTTTGTACACATCAGGTACAACTGGAAAGCCAAAGGGTGCCATGCTCACTCACAAAAATTTATACAGCAATGCAAAAGATACAGGCGATTATTTGAAAATGAACGAGGATGACAGTGTCATTACTACTCTTCCAATGTTTCATGTGTTTTGTTTAACGGTCGCGCTTAATGCACCTTTATTAAGTGGGGCAACCATTTTAATTGATTCAAAATTTAGTCCGGCTGAAATTTTCCGCTTATCAAAAAAATATCAACCGACTGTTTTTGCTGGTGTACCTACTATGTATAACTTCCTTTATCAATACGAAGCAGGTGATCCAAAGGACTTACAATCATTACGATTATGTATTTCTGGTGGTGCTTCGATGCCG containing:
- a CDS encoding nuclease-related domain-containing protein; this translates as MLLKSRKESENLLLYRSLFLRMSLCEKDVSHYQHLEKGYAGELLFDEYVSTLTNEFLLLNDVLLEFGNNLFQMDSLAIFQESILLFEVKNFEGDFFVRGDRWYASSDKEIKNPLEQLQRSEALLRRFLQEHGCTLPIEPLLVFVNPEFTLYQAPIKTPIIHPTQIHRLLRTLAIKPTKTTHLHEKIANKLLTHHLTTSPIKRKPDYSYEMLQKGIYCSHCYTFFKEATETRLVCTCGTIESIDDAIIRSVREFVLLFPDRLVTTNAIYEWCEGAVKSRRLIRRVLLQNFKRYGNKRSTYFSEF
- a CDS encoding fatty acid--CoA ligase family protein, which encodes MNLSAQLHETAKALPQKTAYYFNDEASTYAELDGAITKFASGLESLGVKKGDHIALLLGNSPYFVVSLYGALRLGATVIPVNPIYTPDEIGYIIKNGDVKTVVALDLLLPLAEKMHHLLPEVENYIICETPQGKERGLNNSNLTVGDKLHTFTSILASGDLSYQGPELNEDDVAVILYTSGTTGKPKGAMLTHKNLYSNAKDTGDYLKMNEDDSVITTLPMFHVFCLTVALNAPLLSGATILIDSKFSPAEIFRLSKKYQPTVFAGVPTMYNFLYQYEAGDPKDLQSLRLCISGGASMPVSLLENFERKFNVLISEGYGLSEASPVTCFNPLDRPRKAGSIGQSIIHVENKIVNELGEEVPVGQVGELIVSGPNVMKGYYKMPEETQAAIRNGWLYTGDLARKDEEGYFYIVDRKKDLILVGGYNVYPREVEEVLYSHPDIIEVAVLGVPDPEQGEAVKSYVVTKNAELTEEDVLAYCRERLAKYKIPSSVDFLEELPKNTTGKILRRALKQQIIQA